A DNA window from Streptomyces asoensis contains the following coding sequences:
- the treZ gene encoding malto-oligosyltrehalose trehalohydrolase — protein MQFEVWAPQAERVTLRCDRTTRALERDPERAGWWTGEAEAADGSRYGFAVDDGPVRPDPRSRRQPDGPDGLSAVVDHARYEWRTRWSGRPLPGAVLYELHVGTYTPEGTLDAAAQRLGHLAELGVTHVELMPLCAFPGRHGWGYDGVAPWAVHEPYGGPEALKRFVDRAHELGLGVVLDVVHNHLGPSGNYLPVFGPYFTETHHTPWGAAINLDAPGSDEVRAYLVGSALAWLRDYRLDGLRLDAVHALADTRACHFLEELSAAVDALAADTGRPLFLIAESDLNDPRLITPRRDGGLGLHAQWNDDFHHALHTALTGESQGYYADFARAPFAALAKTLTGGFFHDGTYSGFRGRGHGRPLDRARLPAHRLLGYSQTHDQIGNRAQGDRLSASLSPGLLACAAALTLTAPFTPMLFMGEEWAAGTPWQYFTDHTDPELAEAVRRGRRREFAAHGWAEEDVPDPQDPATRERSCLDWSEPEREPHARVLAWYRELIALRHTTADLTDPDLADIKIAHDPEARWLAFRRGDVRVAVNLGKETAAIPLGPRPARVLATWEPVDVPGRDGLLHVPGESCVVLEQQ, from the coding sequence GTGCAGTTCGAGGTGTGGGCACCGCAGGCCGAACGTGTGACGCTCCGGTGCGACCGGACCACGCGCGCGCTGGAGCGCGATCCGGAGCGGGCGGGGTGGTGGACCGGCGAGGCGGAAGCCGCCGACGGCTCGCGGTACGGGTTCGCGGTGGACGACGGACCGGTCCGCCCGGACCCCCGCTCGCGCCGTCAGCCGGACGGGCCGGACGGGCTGAGCGCGGTCGTCGACCACGCGCGGTACGAGTGGCGCACGCGGTGGTCCGGCCGGCCGCTGCCGGGCGCGGTCCTCTACGAGCTGCATGTGGGCACGTACACCCCCGAGGGCACGCTGGACGCGGCCGCGCAACGCCTCGGGCATCTCGCCGAACTGGGCGTGACGCACGTCGAGTTGATGCCGCTGTGCGCGTTCCCGGGCCGGCACGGCTGGGGGTACGACGGGGTGGCGCCCTGGGCGGTGCACGAGCCGTACGGCGGCCCCGAGGCCCTGAAGAGGTTCGTCGACCGGGCCCACGAGCTGGGGCTGGGCGTCGTCCTGGACGTGGTGCACAACCACCTGGGCCCGTCGGGCAACTACCTGCCCGTGTTCGGCCCGTACTTCACGGAGACGCACCACACGCCGTGGGGCGCCGCCATCAACCTGGACGCGCCCGGCTCGGACGAGGTGCGCGCCTACCTCGTGGGCAGCGCGCTGGCCTGGCTGCGCGACTACCGGCTCGACGGGCTGCGGCTCGACGCCGTGCACGCGCTGGCGGACACGCGCGCGTGCCACTTCCTGGAGGAACTGTCCGCGGCGGTGGACGCCCTGGCCGCCGACACCGGCCGGCCGCTGTTCCTGATCGCCGAGTCGGACCTGAACGACCCGCGGCTGATCACCCCGCGCCGCGACGGCGGCCTGGGGCTGCACGCCCAGTGGAACGACGACTTCCACCACGCCCTGCACACCGCGCTCACCGGGGAGTCCCAGGGCTACTACGCCGACTTCGCTCGCGCCCCGTTCGCCGCCCTCGCCAAGACCCTGACCGGCGGCTTCTTCCACGACGGCACGTACTCCGGCTTCCGGGGCCGGGGCCACGGCCGCCCGCTGGACCGGGCCCGCCTGCCCGCGCACCGGCTCCTCGGGTACTCCCAGACCCACGACCAGATCGGCAACCGCGCCCAGGGCGACCGCCTGTCGGCGTCCCTCTCCCCCGGGCTGCTGGCGTGCGCGGCCGCGCTGACGCTGACCGCCCCGTTCACGCCGATGCTGTTCATGGGCGAGGAGTGGGCCGCGGGCACGCCCTGGCAGTACTTCACCGACCATACCGACCCCGAACTCGCCGAGGCCGTACGGCGGGGCAGGCGACGGGAGTTCGCGGCGCACGGCTGGGCCGAGGAGGACGTGCCCGACCCGCAGGACCCGGCGACGCGCGAGCGGTCGTGCCTCGACTGGTCGGAGCCGGAGCGCGAGCCCCACGCGCGCGTGCTGGCCTGGTACCGCGAGCTGATCGCGCTGCGGCACACGACCGCGGACCTCACCGATCCCGACCTGGCCGACATCAAGATCGCCCATGACCCGGAGGCGCGCTGGCTGGCGTTCCGGCGCGGGGACGTCCGGGTGGCCGTGAACCTCGGCAAGGAGACGGCCGCGATCCCCCTCGGCCCGCGCCCGGCCCGCGTGCTCGCCACCTGGGAGCCGGTGGACGTACCGGGCCGGGACGGACTGCTGCACGTCCCCGGCGAGTCCTGCGTG